A DNA window from Streptomyces canus contains the following coding sequences:
- the pabB gene encoding aminodeoxychorismate synthase component I encodes MKTLLIDNYDSYTYNLFQLVAEVNGEEPVVVLNDAVGALPDLGAYLAGFDNVVVSPGPGHPAEPRDFGLSAAVLAEASIPVLGVCLGHQGIALGEGGLVGAAPEPRHGHLSTVRHDGRDLFRGLPQDFTAVRYHSLAVSEPLPQALEATAWAEDGVLMGLRHRSRPVWGVQFHPESVLTDYGHRMLVNFRNLTAGRARRPRTKNTAVPPPEAVIPRPSRIVPRPRPAAPAYRLHTRRIAGAVDTEAAFTRMYAASKRAFWLDSALVEDGRSRFSFFGDDSGPLAEFVRYDVESGKCEIERAGRPTRKVAASVFDYLGRQLTSRRVDGAGLPFDFTGGYVGYFGYEMKADCGSPNRHTSDAPDACWLFADRLIAVDHLKRVTYAVCVAEDTPQAAREAEDWLESTLAQLTFVATEPDPTGAPALPTPTGPADPDLGAAEPWLVRDRATYLADIESCGRELRAGTSYEVCLTNAARLPAPPDAYEFYRVLRRVNPAPYAAFLRFGDVDVAGSSPERFLRITRDGIAEARPIKGTAPRGAGPEEDARLRDALASDAKTRAENLMIVDLLRNDLGRVCRTGSVRVTRLMATETYATVHQLVSTVEGRLREGTDAVECVRACFPGGSMTGAPKLRTMEIIDSMETEARGVYSGALGYLGCGGGADLNIVIRTAVFADGLMQLGTGGAIVLDSDPVAEYDEMLLKTAAQMRALHLHTAERTAEQRRHTAVRADARGGHTATEEPVR; translated from the coding sequence GTGAAGACCCTGCTCATCGACAATTACGACTCGTACACGTACAACCTGTTCCAGCTGGTCGCCGAGGTCAACGGCGAGGAACCGGTCGTCGTCCTCAATGACGCGGTCGGCGCCCTTCCCGATCTCGGGGCCTACCTCGCGGGATTCGACAATGTCGTGGTCTCGCCAGGACCCGGGCACCCGGCCGAGCCGCGCGACTTCGGACTGAGCGCCGCCGTGCTCGCCGAGGCGTCGATCCCCGTGCTGGGCGTCTGCCTGGGACACCAGGGCATCGCACTCGGCGAGGGGGGCCTGGTGGGAGCCGCCCCGGAGCCGCGGCACGGTCATTTGTCGACGGTCCGGCACGACGGACGGGACCTGTTCCGGGGGCTGCCGCAGGACTTCACCGCGGTCCGCTACCACTCGCTGGCCGTGTCCGAGCCGCTCCCGCAGGCGCTGGAGGCCACCGCGTGGGCCGAGGACGGCGTGCTGATGGGGCTCAGGCACCGCAGCCGGCCGGTGTGGGGCGTGCAGTTCCATCCGGAGTCCGTACTCACCGACTACGGCCACCGCATGCTCGTCAACTTCCGTAATCTCACGGCGGGACGGGCTCGCAGACCGCGTACGAAGAACACCGCGGTGCCTCCGCCCGAAGCGGTGATCCCCCGGCCTTCGCGGATCGTCCCGCGCCCCCGGCCGGCCGCGCCCGCCTACCGTCTGCACACGCGGCGCATCGCCGGCGCGGTCGACACCGAGGCCGCCTTCACCCGGATGTACGCGGCGTCGAAGCGGGCGTTCTGGCTGGACAGTGCGCTGGTCGAGGACGGGCGGTCGCGGTTCTCGTTCTTCGGTGACGACAGCGGTCCGCTCGCGGAGTTCGTCCGGTACGACGTCGAGAGCGGAAAGTGCGAGATCGAGCGGGCCGGGCGGCCGACGAGGAAGGTCGCGGCGAGCGTCTTCGACTATCTGGGACGGCAGTTGACGAGCCGCCGGGTGGACGGCGCCGGGCTGCCCTTCGACTTCACCGGCGGCTATGTCGGCTACTTCGGCTACGAGATGAAGGCCGACTGCGGCTCACCCAACCGGCATACCTCCGACGCCCCGGACGCGTGCTGGCTGTTCGCCGACCGGTTGATCGCCGTGGACCATCTGAAGAGGGTCACCTACGCGGTCTGCGTGGCCGAGGACACCCCGCAGGCCGCGCGGGAGGCAGAGGACTGGCTGGAGAGCACGCTGGCCCAGCTGACCTTCGTCGCCACCGAGCCGGACCCGACGGGGGCACCCGCGCTGCCGACACCCACCGGCCCCGCCGACCCCGACCTCGGTGCAGCCGAGCCCTGGCTGGTGCGGGACCGGGCGACCTATCTCGCCGACATCGAGTCCTGTGGACGCGAGTTGCGGGCGGGCACGAGCTACGAGGTCTGTCTGACGAACGCGGCCCGGTTACCCGCTCCGCCGGACGCGTACGAGTTCTATCGGGTGTTGCGCCGGGTCAACCCGGCCCCCTACGCGGCGTTCCTGAGGTTCGGGGACGTCGACGTGGCCGGTTCCTCCCCCGAGCGGTTCCTGCGGATCACCCGGGACGGGATCGCCGAGGCCCGGCCCATCAAGGGCACCGCGCCGCGCGGGGCCGGGCCGGAGGAGGACGCCCGCCTGCGGGACGCACTGGCGTCGGATGCCAAGACGCGCGCCGAGAACCTGATGATCGTCGACCTGCTCCGCAACGACCTGGGGCGGGTGTGCCGGACCGGGTCGGTGCGGGTGACCCGGCTGATGGCCACGGAGACGTACGCGACCGTGCATCAGCTCGTGTCGACCGTGGAGGGGCGGCTGCGGGAGGGGACCGACGCGGTGGAGTGCGTGCGGGCCTGTTTTCCCGGTGGCTCGATGACCGGGGCACCGAAGCTGCGCACGATGGAGATCATCGACTCCATGGAGACCGAGGCCCGCGGGGTCTACTCCGGCGCCCTGGGCTATCTCGGGTGCGGCGGGGGCGCGGATCTCAACATCGTCATCCGTACGGCCGTGTTCGCCGACGGGCTGATGCAGCTGGGCACCGGAGGCGCGATCGTCCTCGACTCCGATCCGGTCGCCGAGTACGACGAGATGCTGCTGAAGACGGCGGCGCAGATGAGGGCCCTGCACCTGCACACCGCGGAGCGGACAGCGGAGCAGCGGCGGCACACAGCCGTCCGCGCCGACGCCCGCGGAGGGCACACGGCCACCGAGGAGCCGGTCCGATGA
- a CDS encoding benzoate-CoA ligase family protein: MTTAQPVLSSAGFDAPGNLAAQLADLAERRGWVDRPAFHQGHRVWTHGEVHALAARAATVLAGHGIRPGDRVVLALPDGIAWVTAFLAVARLGAVAVLVNPELHAADHAFMAADADVALCVTGPGLEDRFAERPRLGADQLLALTASAEPAPAHPVDAHTPLYVQYTSGTTGRPKGVVHTHGDPKAYHDLIGRRLLRVGQDDVTLSVSKLYFAYGFGNAFVFPLFSGSAAVLVDRRPTPAAVDELVARHRVTLLYSVPSAYAALVADRGSGHEACFASVRAAVSAGEGLPEGLGGQITELLGAPVLEQIGSTEAGHAFCANSFGHNRPGTVGRPVPGFEVELRDRAGHPVPDGTEGELWVRGPTVTPGYLNRPEETERTLVGGWLATHDRAVREADGTYRHLGRADDMEMVGGITVSPLEVEAVLRTHPAVKEVAVVAVTDGRGVGRLRAFVVSVAPVPDGSLQEDLLGLARAQLAAFKVPRSVSLVPSLPRTPTGKLRRHLVRRGAW; this comes from the coding sequence ATGACGACTGCGCAGCCCGTGCTGTCCTCGGCCGGCTTCGACGCCCCCGGCAATCTCGCCGCTCAGCTCGCCGATCTCGCCGAGCGGCGCGGCTGGGTGGACCGGCCCGCGTTCCATCAGGGCCACCGGGTCTGGACCCACGGCGAGGTGCACGCGCTCGCGGCCCGGGCGGCCACCGTGCTCGCCGGTCATGGCATCAGGCCGGGTGACCGGGTGGTGCTGGCGTTGCCGGACGGGATCGCCTGGGTGACGGCCTTCCTCGCCGTCGCGCGCCTCGGCGCCGTCGCCGTCCTCGTCAACCCCGAACTCCACGCGGCCGACCACGCGTTCATGGCCGCGGACGCCGACGTCGCGCTGTGTGTGACGGGGCCGGGTCTGGAGGACCGGTTCGCCGAGCGGCCCCGGCTCGGTGCCGACCAGCTGCTCGCGCTCACCGCCTCCGCCGAGCCGGCCCCCGCCCACCCGGTCGACGCGCACACGCCGTTGTACGTCCAGTACACGTCGGGCACCACGGGCCGTCCCAAGGGGGTCGTGCACACGCACGGCGACCCGAAGGCGTACCACGACCTCATCGGCCGGCGGCTGCTGCGGGTCGGCCAGGACGACGTCACCCTGTCGGTGTCGAAGCTGTACTTCGCCTACGGCTTCGGCAACGCCTTCGTCTTCCCGCTCTTCTCCGGCTCCGCCGCCGTGCTCGTGGACCGGCGCCCGACCCCGGCCGCCGTGGACGAGCTCGTCGCCCGGCACCGGGTGACCCTGCTGTACTCCGTGCCGTCCGCGTACGCCGCGCTGGTGGCCGACCGGGGCAGCGGGCACGAGGCCTGCTTCGCCTCGGTGCGGGCCGCGGTGTCGGCCGGCGAGGGCCTGCCGGAGGGCCTCGGCGGACAGATCACCGAGCTGCTCGGTGCGCCGGTGCTGGAACAGATCGGCTCCACCGAGGCCGGTCACGCCTTCTGCGCCAACAGCTTCGGCCACAACCGTCCGGGCACCGTCGGGCGCCCCGTGCCCGGCTTCGAGGTGGAGCTGCGTGACCGCGCCGGCCACCCGGTCCCGGACGGCACGGAGGGCGAGCTGTGGGTGCGCGGCCCGACGGTGACCCCCGGGTATCTCAACCGGCCCGAGGAGACCGAACGCACCCTGGTCGGTGGCTGGCTGGCCACCCATGACCGGGCGGTCCGCGAAGCCGACGGCACCTACCGGCACCTGGGCCGCGCCGACGACATGGAGATGGTCGGCGGCATCACCGTCTCCCCGCTGGAGGTGGAGGCCGTACTGCGCACCCACCCGGCGGTGAAGGAGGTCGCGGTCGTGGCCGTCACCGACGGGAGGGGGGTCGGCCGGCTTCGGGCGTTCGTCGTCTCCGTCGCCCCGGTCCCCGACGGAAGTCTCCAGGAGGACCTCCTCGGCCTGGCCCGCGCACAGCTGGCCGCCTTCAAGGTGCCCAGAAGCGTGAGCCTCGTCCCGTCGCTCCCCCGCACCCCGACCGGCAAGCTCCGCCGCCACCTGGTCCGCCGGGGCGCCTGGTGA
- a CDS encoding aminotransferase class IV has translation MTQPVIVEGLSAWSPARGLTPAAEPTTPLLVADSWLVRDGRVRGLDRHRERFLRTCGEVSGPPLRRLLEFWRDMTDALPRTGEWFPRVELAAGSLELRLLLRHAPPLGTGVRVWATGQADPRTVPRRKGPDLGALARVRERASAAGAEEAMLVAPSGSVLEAATASVLWWEDDTLCLPPPRLPVLPGVTVALIQERARREGIPVAHRERTVAALDGREVWLVNALHGVRPVTGWTGGPLRAAPAQRAPEWRAWLDSLMEPLPSR, from the coding sequence GTGACACAACCGGTCATCGTGGAGGGACTGTCGGCGTGGTCACCGGCCCGTGGGCTGACCCCTGCCGCGGAGCCGACGACACCCCTTCTCGTCGCGGACTCCTGGCTGGTGCGGGACGGCAGGGTGCGCGGGCTCGACCGCCACCGGGAGCGGTTCCTGCGGACCTGCGGCGAGGTGAGCGGGCCGCCGCTGCGTCGGCTGCTGGAGTTCTGGCGGGACATGACCGACGCACTGCCCCGTACGGGCGAGTGGTTCCCCCGCGTCGAACTCGCCGCGGGATCCCTGGAGTTGCGGCTGCTCCTGCGGCACGCTCCCCCGCTCGGGACCGGCGTGCGGGTCTGGGCGACCGGCCAGGCCGATCCACGGACCGTGCCTCGCCGCAAGGGACCGGACCTCGGCGCCCTCGCCCGGGTGCGCGAGCGGGCGTCCGCTGCGGGCGCGGAGGAGGCGATGCTGGTCGCGCCCTCCGGCTCCGTGCTGGAGGCGGCGACCGCCAGCGTGCTGTGGTGGGAGGACGACACCCTGTGTCTGCCTCCGCCCCGGCTGCCGGTCCTCCCCGGGGTGACCGTCGCCCTCATCCAGGAGCGGGCCCGGCGCGAAGGCATCCCCGTCGCCCACCGCGAGCGGACCGTGGCCGCACTGGACGGCCGTGAGGTGTGGCTGGTGAACGCGCTGCACGGAGTCCGGCCGGTGACGGGGTGGACCGGAGGGCCGTTGCGGGCGGCACCGGCGCAGCGCGCCCCGGAATGGCGGGCGTGGCTGGACAGCCTCATGGAGCCGCTGCCGAGCAGGTGA
- a CDS encoding class I adenylate-forming enzyme family protein — protein MREQQPPFTDRGFYLGPVFRRAADRHGAVFVTLDRPLDTHPALGVDLTYPALAEVVEDLSGRLWEAGVRPSEQVVVHKTDNVDIVLLTCAVSRIGAVPVLLSPGLAGEVVEELIERLRHPWLVTDRAKLEGPLNGVGLRVRQVLAVDDAPGAEPLEKYAGTELPPLVRLHPREPALITHSSGTTGLPKLAVHCANTMWNRLVPQKAMGWPTRGETAALHMSFVHSRFYHLLGVLLHFGSPLVLITDPDPAAVGPLLTRHRPGIVETHPNTFVLWEELADAPGAPLSRVRSYGSTFDAIHPRTVRRLLGASKRRSPWLIQLYGQSETGPVAFQCFTRRSAARADGRRVGIGIPGFTRVRVTGPGGERVAAGTSGRIEARTRGRILTYLGMQDRYDRQLNDGWWEMGDMGYRSRLGTLHLIDREIDRIDSVHSNLEVEDTLMERLEELREVVIVPGADREPVPVVCVRGEQPLDLGRWREATADLPTMAEPRQLRFEELPMTATWKVKRVEITRMLAGGARA, from the coding sequence ATGCGAGAGCAACAACCCCCCTTCACCGACCGGGGTTTCTACCTGGGCCCGGTGTTCCGCCGGGCGGCCGACCGGCACGGCGCCGTCTTCGTGACCCTGGACCGGCCGCTGGACACCCATCCCGCACTCGGTGTCGATCTCACCTACCCGGCTTTGGCAGAGGTCGTCGAGGATCTGTCCGGACGCCTGTGGGAGGCGGGGGTGAGGCCGTCGGAGCAGGTGGTCGTACACAAGACGGACAACGTCGACATCGTGCTGCTGACCTGCGCGGTCTCCCGTATCGGCGCAGTGCCCGTGCTGCTCTCCCCCGGGCTGGCCGGTGAGGTGGTCGAGGAGTTGATCGAGCGGCTCAGGCACCCGTGGCTGGTCACCGACCGGGCCAAGCTGGAGGGGCCACTGAACGGGGTAGGCCTCCGGGTGCGGCAGGTCCTCGCCGTGGACGACGCGCCGGGCGCCGAGCCCCTGGAGAAGTACGCCGGTACCGAGCTCCCGCCGCTCGTACGCCTCCATCCCCGCGAACCGGCGCTGATCACCCACAGTTCCGGCACCACCGGCCTGCCCAAACTCGCCGTGCACTGCGCGAACACCATGTGGAACCGGCTCGTACCGCAGAAGGCGATGGGCTGGCCGACGCGCGGGGAGACCGCGGCGCTGCACATGTCGTTCGTGCACTCGCGCTTCTACCATCTGCTCGGCGTCCTGCTGCACTTCGGCAGCCCGCTGGTGCTGATCACCGACCCGGACCCGGCCGCCGTGGGACCGCTCCTGACCAGGCACCGGCCGGGCATCGTGGAGACCCACCCCAACACGTTCGTGCTGTGGGAGGAGTTGGCCGACGCGCCCGGTGCCCCGCTGTCGCGGGTGCGGTCCTACGGCTCGACGTTCGACGCGATCCACCCGCGCACGGTACGGCGGCTGCTGGGCGCCTCGAAGCGCCGTTCGCCCTGGCTGATCCAGCTGTACGGGCAGAGCGAGACGGGTCCGGTCGCGTTTCAGTGCTTCACCCGGCGCAGTGCCGCACGCGCGGACGGGCGGCGGGTCGGGATCGGCATACCCGGCTTCACCCGCGTGCGCGTGACGGGGCCGGGCGGTGAGCGGGTCGCCGCCGGGACGAGCGGCCGGATCGAGGCCCGTACCCGGGGCCGCATCCTCACCTACCTCGGCATGCAGGACCGCTACGACCGTCAACTCAACGACGGCTGGTGGGAGATGGGTGACATGGGCTACCGCAGTCGCCTCGGCACCCTGCATCTGATCGACCGGGAGATCGACCGGATCGACTCCGTGCACAGCAATCTGGAGGTCGAGGACACCCTGATGGAGCGCCTGGAGGAGCTCCGGGAGGTCGTCATCGTGCCGGGTGCGGACCGGGAGCCGGTGCCGGTGGTGTGTGTGCGCGGGGAGCAGCCGCTGGACCTCGGGCGCTGGCGGGAGGCGACGGCCGATCTGCCGACGATGGCCGAGCCGCGGCAGTTGCGGTTCGAGGAGCTGCCGATGACCGCGACCTGGAAGGTGAAGCGGGTCGAGATCACCCGGATGCTCGCGGGGGGTGCGCGCGCGTGA
- a CDS encoding FAD-dependent oxidoreductase has product MTPVVVVGAGPVGLSAALALRARGREVVLLEAEPKDRERPGSRALFVHRETLALLDGMCPGLAGEITAYGQTWRTRRTLYRGREVYSRTYPPKDGPPPFTSLRQVDTERFLRGACERAGVEFVWDARVLDVRTTASGVRLSCGDGREWSCAYAVAADGARSAVRGALGIAMEGERGEGFHVVVDVAHRPGAEPPPERIFHYEHPGAGGRSVMRVPFTGGFQVDLQCRDDDPEEEFGTEEAVRRWLPAVVGEGYGERVLWVSTYRFLRKVAASFTDPHRRVLLVGEAAHLFPPFGARGMNSGIADAAAAAEAIGGGTIEGFADVRRSAALFNSAAAGAALDHLRPRRRIVRARQRAAAVLAPMLPWCGSWLEHAPYGPRHGAPVNAGRTY; this is encoded by the coding sequence GTGACACCGGTCGTAGTGGTCGGAGCCGGCCCCGTGGGTCTGTCGGCGGCGCTCGCGCTGCGGGCGCGCGGGCGGGAGGTCGTGCTGCTGGAGGCGGAGCCGAAGGACCGTGAACGGCCCGGCAGCCGGGCCCTGTTCGTGCATCGCGAGACGCTCGCGCTGCTGGACGGGATGTGTCCGGGACTGGCCGGCGAGATCACCGCGTACGGGCAGACCTGGCGGACCCGGCGGACCCTCTACCGGGGGCGCGAGGTGTACTCCCGCACCTATCCGCCGAAGGATGGCCCGCCGCCCTTCACCAGCCTGCGCCAGGTGGACACCGAGCGCTTCCTGCGGGGCGCGTGTGAGCGGGCGGGTGTGGAGTTCGTGTGGGACGCACGGGTGCTGGACGTCCGCACGACGGCGAGCGGGGTCCGGCTGAGCTGCGGCGACGGGCGGGAGTGGAGCTGCGCGTACGCCGTCGCCGCCGACGGTGCCCGGTCCGCCGTGCGGGGCGCACTGGGCATTGCCATGGAGGGCGAGCGGGGCGAGGGCTTCCATGTGGTCGTCGACGTGGCCCACAGGCCGGGTGCCGAGCCGCCGCCCGAGCGGATCTTCCACTACGAGCATCCGGGCGCCGGCGGGCGCAGTGTGATGCGGGTGCCGTTCACCGGGGGCTTCCAGGTCGACCTGCAGTGCCGGGACGACGACCCCGAGGAGGAGTTCGGGACCGAGGAGGCCGTACGGCGATGGCTTCCGGCGGTGGTGGGCGAGGGGTACGGCGAGCGGGTTCTGTGGGTGTCGACGTACCGCTTTCTGCGCAAGGTGGCCGCCTCGTTCACCGATCCGCACCGGCGGGTGCTGCTCGTCGGGGAGGCGGCGCATCTGTTCCCACCGTTCGGGGCGCGGGGGATGAACAGCGGCATCGCGGACGCGGCGGCCGCGGCGGAGGCCATCGGCGGCGGGACGATCGAGGGCTTCGCCGACGTACGGCGGTCCGCGGCACTGTTCAACAGTGCCGCCGCGGGGGCCGCACTGGACCATCTGCGGCCCCGGCGCAGGATCGTCCGGGCGCGTCAGCGGGCGGCGGCGGTGCTCGCGCCCATGCTGCCGTGGTGCGGCTCGTGGCTGGAGCACGCGCCGTACGGGCCACGGCACGGAGCGCCGGTGAACGCCGGCCGCACGTACTGA
- a CDS encoding antibiotic biosynthesis monooxygenase codes for MSSNPVTVTVAYHVVPGREADFHSWGWAMLAASAQQPGFLGGGVLVDQEAEWHVVYRFASEGTARAWEDSRARTQWDHRAAGFARQTERRSVRGSKMWFESQTTTPKPPAPPAKWKLWFVNMSAVFPPVLMFNLIVLPYLGGLNPLVRTLLLCLCVTALVTWILMPRLQRFLRKWLYPPLQALRGRHKRRTA; via the coding sequence GTGAGCAGTAATCCCGTCACCGTCACCGTGGCCTATCACGTGGTGCCGGGCCGTGAGGCCGACTTCCATTCCTGGGGGTGGGCCATGTTGGCCGCGAGTGCACAGCAGCCGGGCTTTCTTGGAGGTGGCGTCCTTGTCGACCAAGAGGCGGAGTGGCATGTGGTCTATCGCTTCGCCAGCGAGGGAACGGCCCGGGCCTGGGAGGATTCCCGCGCCCGGACCCAGTGGGACCACCGGGCGGCGGGGTTCGCCCGGCAGACGGAGCGCAGAAGCGTGCGGGGCTCCAAGATGTGGTTCGAATCACAGACCACCACACCGAAGCCGCCCGCCCCGCCGGCGAAATGGAAACTGTGGTTCGTGAACATGAGCGCGGTTTTTCCGCCGGTGCTCATGTTCAATCTGATCGTTCTTCCTTATCTCGGCGGACTCAATCCGCTTGTCCGCACTCTGCTGTTGTGCCTGTGTGTGACGGCTCTCGTCACCTGGATTCTCATGCCCCGGCTTCAGCGTTTCCTCAGGAAATGGCTGTATCCGCCGCTCCAGGCCCTTCGCGGACGGCACAAAAGACGGACCGCATAG